The sequence TTAGGCTGCTTCTGCCACCTCCTTGCTCCCATAATGCTAGCAGTTGAAAGCAAAAGGAGCAAGTGTCTCCATATTGGTGCTACAACAGAGGTGCAAGGATGGGAAAAGTTCTGCTCAGTCACAATATCATGATGGGACAGGTACAGTCCAGTCAGCATGTAGGAGCTGTATGGAGATGGCACATACTGCAGATAGTCtgtggagaatttagctgccagcaTCTAACACACCTCTATTGAGCATGTCCAAACTACAGTTTTCACTGGCTTTTAACTTGCCCATATGTAGGCAAATTTTTACAGTTACAGCAAAACACACCTCCCTGACATAAGTTGATCTCCCTTGCCAAATTTCGTATTCCTGTTACAGTGCTTCTCAAAGAAATGGTTGTAAGAaaattttaacatgggcaaaacaatgtatttttccctaaacTCATTATTTAGAATGACTGAACTGTTTTAGTTGAAACCTTCATAAAAATTCAGTCCAAGGGGcggacacccagcatggaaaatttcagcctgaaaggTTAACATTTGACAAAACTATAAGAAACAagatcttataatggaaagtgttagtaTCACTATTTGCACTGCCAGGGCTGTGTTAGAACTACATAAacagcagacccaaagagagagatttaggaAGCTTGAAATGATATTGGGATCATTTCTTCAACAATTTATATAgcctctgttttttttaaactgaaaaacccTTTAGCTCTTTATAGGATGAGGGCAAATAAGTGAGGAACAGTAGTTGTGTGCATGGCTACGTTTTAGTAGCCTTGTTTTGAGactgtttttcttctgttttcttctAAGAGAAATTACTGCTCTGCAGCAGAAGCTGCTTTCATCTGAGGAGACAATTCAGAAGCTGTTGAATGTCATCCAGAAAAAAGATGACTTAATTGTACAGCTGAAGCACAGGAGTCATCTTCTGACTAAAATCTGCAGAAACCGACCCATCCTGGACAGTCTTCTGTCTTACATGGCAGAAGGGGAACAGTTAAGTACCTTTCCAGGGACCCAAAGTGATTCCAGTTCTCCAGTTCATGATGAGTTCCAGGAGTCAAACTGCATCACCAACCAGATATCAAAGAACAAAGACTTCTCTCTCAGTGAAGATGACCTGGAAGATCAGGAATTGGATACAAGCCAGTTTGGGACGACAGTGTGAACCGAGTGTGGAACATGACCTTTATTACAAATACTCCAGTTCTGATTTTCAAGATTTTTGATCTTGTCCTGAAAGAACCAGGTTCAGATGGGAGTCTGTCCCCCACCTCCTCAGTTCTTGCAAGTAGCCTTTTCTATACCTCCTTCATTGAGGACTCAGGAAAGTGGCTACTTGACTGGATACTAACCCTTGTTGAAATGGGCACTTATGGGTTTTCCGCTGTTCCTTTATCATGGGGATCTTTTAATTCATCCTGTCCTTCAGTATTTACTTTCCTCTGTGACACAAAACGTTTCATGTTAGGGATACTTAAGTCAAATGCTGTATGCATAGTAGATCTTCCAGCACTGGTGGCCAAATGTATCTCCATCGACTTTCAGCTTCTGTTGGCCTAAGTGCTGCTCCTCATCCAGGTCTGCTGTATATCAGAGCCATAGACAGTGTTTGATTAGAGCAGGATCTTTTCTGGAAAGTTTGGCTGCATTGGTTTTTGTTATATGTTGAATTCCTAAcctgatgttttgtttttgagattaGATTTGTTAGTTAAGATTAATCCAAATCTTTTCTTTTGCTCTGTGGAGTTAGCACAGAAAGAAGGAAACTAGTGTATGGGTTTGAGGCAGATTAACAATGTAAATGGAGGGAATCCATTTTCTGAAATTCACCTTCTTTCCAGATTGTCTTGTCTGTTTTAAAATTAGAGTGGAGGAATTAATGGGAAAATATCGCATTCATTAGTAAGAGGTATAGTCACTACAGTTGGTGGTGGGATTTTAAGGAATATTATGCATAAAGTTAAGTTTCTGGGTAGAAGGGTTGGTTTCTGACTTGATCACTCTGACTTCCATTTAAAACTCGGTAGAAAATTAATCTAttttgaactttttaaaattctgcctCTTACGGCTTTAAGATtggcaccagtcactgcatggaaACTTTGCTGCTGCACAAAGTGGCCAGCTGTAACCTCTCTGCCTTTGTCTGGAACATGTAGATTTTCTCTGTGGTCTAACCAGTTTTCTTTTCCAAATTCATCTTGTTTAAACTCTCTGACTGACAGCAGCTCCATATGCAATTCCCTGTAGCTGGCTAAGTACTTTACTTTCTTATCTATCATAAAGACCTGCTTTTATATGGGATGTTCCTTGTTCAGAATTCTTCAGCGGGAAACAAAATGTGAGAATGGGTATTTGACTTCAAATAGGAGTAAAGGAAAATCTCTTAAAATTCCTTTTTGAGAAACTGTTATAAACATATGCAACATATTTATACCACCAGAGTGAATTTCCTGTATTTTTATCAATCTAAAACCCTTGACTACTTTTGGTTACTAAAGATTCCTTTGCATTTTTTGCAGAACAGGGTTTTGGCAATTATGTTCTTGCCAAATACTAACTCAGGTAAATACATTCTGCCTCCATATAATCTCTGCCatttacagtaaataaataaTTCTTAACTTCATCAGATGTGTGGGAACAGTGCTGGTGACACAGGATGGATACAGTTACATACAGTGAGAGTGGTGTTTTTGTAGTGGGTAGAGTGACCTCTGTTTGAAGAGTTTATAAAAGCACTTGGTGATTTGGGATTATAGGTGCTATGTAAACATAAGGGATTATTATCTCTTTACAAGTCTAAAGTAAATGTGCAACTTCTTGTGAACATTTACATTATGCAGGTCTGGCCCAGTCTATGTGGTGTCCCTTCAATGTAAACAATCAATCTTCAGTGCAATAAAAATATCCCAGTGTATTTTTCATCTGAAATTGGgtataaaaaataattttgcatCTGCCTATATAGAGTTAGGAATTCCTTTGTAGTTTGTCAGATTCAGATGCAGATATTTGCACTTAACAGAAAAAGAACATCTTGCTCTCTTACAAAGTGTCTCTCTTTCTCAGTGGAGAAGAAGGGGTCAGAAAGGACCCAGCTGTGTGCAATAGCAAGAAAGACAACTGACTCAGATGTGTCCAAAGCAATAATACTTCTCTTTGTTTAAGCTGCAAGTGCTCTTGTCATGACCTTGGTGCAAAGGATACAAGATATGGTGGGACAGTCAGCCTTTTGAAGCTTCAGCCGCTATCTCATTACACTCCTTGCCTTTTCTAGTTGTCACAGTTTGGGATGCGTAACTCCCTCCACAGCAAAATGAGACTATAACCCTAATTAGCATATgtatgtttatttgtttgttactATTGTACAATTAGGGTGCAAGAAAAAATATAGGACCAAGGGAGCTCAAATTAATCTTAAAACTGTAACAGTCAGGCAATTGGATAAAATGGTtttgaagcactgggatgggttacctagggaggtggtggaatctccgtccttagaggtttttaaggtcaggcttgacagagccctggcttgGGTGAtctagttggggactggtcctgctttgagctgggggttggactagatgacctcctgaggtcccttccaagcctgatattctatgattctgtttgtGGAGTGTGAAACCCTAATGGGAAAGATAAAACTACATTTAGTTGTGTGCTGTCTCTGCCTTATTGGCACTGATCTCATACACTGGTAAAGTTCTTAAGGCTCTGTCTTTGTGGCTAGTGTATTAAAGCTGTcactataccaggggtaggcaacctatggcacgagtgccaaaGACGGCGCAcacgctgattttcagtggctctcacactgctcgggtcctggccaccagtctgggaggcACTgcgtttaatttaattttaaatgaagcgtcttaaacattttaaaaaccttatttactttacatacaccaatagtttagttatatattacagacttgtagaaagagaccttctaaaaacgttaatgtatgactggcacgcgaaaccttaaattagagtgaataaatgaggactcggcacaccacttttgaaaggttgctgacccctgcactatacCATTTGGCCTTAATGAGGCATAGTCATTTTCAAAACAACCTGACTACACtggtggattttagagcactttgaaAAATCTGCTCTCAGACAGAAAGCTCTGCTCAACTATTGAATCTGATGGCTACAGAATAACACAGCTGAAGTTGCAAAAGTATTTAAACTATGCTGAACTCATTCCATGGCCTTGAACCAAAATATTCTTAAAAGCTCTATATCCATTCGTTCTCTACGGTGAAATTGATTCCGCAGACAGCTCCATGTCTGCAGATCTCTAAAGAAGGAAGAATCCAAATCCCAAGCAGATATACATACTTTAAATCCTTTGAGAAAGAGGATGATATTGTACATTCTTTCAGCTCCTGTCCAATTCagagtttttaaaatcttttgccTTCCTTAACTTTCCAGGCCTCTTTTTAAACTTTAAGTATGTAAACTTATGTCAACATTTCATCCATTTATCATCTGTTTGTTACAGTGGGTGAAGGGCTAAGCAATTAGttactgttttaaataaaaactcatttaaagtttgtggtttttttcttACTGATTGTCATGGCAGTGTCATCCAGCTGCCTGCatttattgtttttgttgcatTTGCATCTGTCCTCGCTTAAGTTTTTCTTGCTGGATACAAAATAAAGATATTTTGGCATATTCAAGTCATGTTGTTTCCATAGGTTTtctttgcctctttggttttaaGCGACTCAACTGGTCAGCAACACACAGGGACCATCTGTCCAATGTTTTCACTAGACTATTTACTTTTGTATCATCTCATCTGATTTCCTTT comes from Gopherus flavomarginatus isolate rGopFla2 chromosome 24, rGopFla2.mat.asm, whole genome shotgun sequence and encodes:
- the VMAC gene encoding vimentin-type intermediate filament-associated coiled-coil protein, producing MSAPPAVQIREANAHLAALHGRVAELERRLGAAERTVHGQAESLIRKDGELRAALRELGAAKDREITALQQKLLSSEETIQKLLNVIQKKDDLIVQLKHRSHLLTKICRNRPILDSLLSYMAEGEQLSTFPGTQSDSSSPVHDEFQESNCITNQISKNKDFSLSEDDLEDQELDTSQFGTTV